AGTTGAACAAAGGAAAAAGATCGAACCTTGTTCTGACTTGCAAATTTTAACTGGAGTCCTCCCACAAAGATCAACGCTGCCGCAAAACCACGTAAAATAACAACATTTTGATGGATTAATAAAAATCTTACAGTAGAGGTCAAATTCTCCTTGAAATGTTCCTGTGTCATTTTGCTCAGTCCATCAAAGGAGATAAATTGCCAGGAAACTCCAATGAACAACAGTATATTCAAATAGCCAACATGCAATATCATATGGTGAGATTGTGAATTGAGACTTTCCACTCCCAGGCATTGGACTTTGAGAAGTTGGATTTTGCTTCACTTATCAAAAGGAAATACCACATAAGAGGTGTAAAAGCCTATGCATATAGGATGATGCACCATGCTGTCAAATGACTAGGTTTTTGCAATAGTGCTATGGGGTGTGATTATAGTTGCGtaccaaaattatttaattagctTATGTCATGAATAAGTGAGCTCAGTGTTCCCTCCCCTACTTTAATCTTTTCATAAAAGTAGCAGTGGATCTCAAAGCTGttacaaaaggaaaagcaaGTGTATGCTCCCTATGAGGGACCATTCAATTGCAACTTTTATGTAGTCAAGTTAGTTAGGTAAAGAGAGATAATCTATATAAGTGGAGCAACTAGCAAAGGGGGAAGGAGTCGTATGACACaataaaagtaagaaaaaagaTCAGAACTTCTTGTTACTTTCAGACTTGAAGTGGAATCCTGCCACAAAGATCAACCCTGCAAAACATCCACAAAAAACTGTCAAATAACATACTTCcattcaatgttctaaaaattgctagGCGGAAAAGGGGCGCCTAGCGCCTTCCGCCTAGGCGGGAACTAGGCACTAACTAGTTGGCTGCCTAACTAATCTAGGCGTTGGAtcaccgcctagcgcctaggcggggacacttttagaacactgcttcCATTGGACGAAAAACCTCATAATAAGTTCTGTCAAAACTCCTAATGGTTCTGTTATTGTGCTTAGACAACAAAAAGGTGAGGAAATTTCCAGGGAACTCACATGATCAGTGGTATAGTGGCATTCCATCGCTTGTAAATTAATGCCTTCCTTCTCAGAATCTGTCCTTGTCCATATCATCTGCTTAAAGAATTTCCTTTACAGGgtatctttctttctctccctgTCTAGCATTCCAGCTTTGTGCCTTTgtgtaaacaccccaatctgggcttccggattgctttttctttctttttggtttttgtttccccaatgatgaaatggatcaagaacaccccgagaatgattagtggttgagctttgagcatttgAAACCCTCCCCAATTTAACAGAACCTTACTGGCACGCGCTGGTTGAGAACCAACGCGTGCGGGTCAAAGTGGCAGGTGTTGGTCAaatggtcaaactttgactgttcaCCAACGCGTGTTGGTTTGGCTCGCGCGCGTGAGTCCATGACCTGTGCGCGCCGGTCAAAGCAGTGTCCCATCACCTATTTGGCCAACTTGCAATAGCCATGATCAAGGGTCTGCAGGGCTTTGTGACGTACTTGCTAAGTTATCTCTCACCCTttccccctatatatacccctctCTCACTCAAGAAAAGGGTTCCAAGTTTTCAAAAGGGTTCCAGGGTTCCAAGTTTTCCAAGGTTACAAAAATTCACACACCTCATTCAAcctcaaacatcaaagctcaaacatccATTCAAACTCAGCCAAAGGTATAAACACATGCTGCTTCTTGTTTTGATCCTTGAGGGAGGCTGGCAGGGTCAaagctggtaatcaataccagtcctggccctaagaCTAGCAAGGTTCAAAAACCGTGTGAACAAGGGACTTGCGCGCGTCGGGCCTTAGCTCGCGCGCGCTACTCTATAGACGGGCGCACAAATCTGCGCGGGGGCAGGGACCTTGttcttttatgttgttttcttttagATCATTACCATGAGCATgcaaaaccagtttactgctttcctatGTTAAAACTGCTAGCTTGTATTTCAATACTTATCGAATCACTGGGTTTTGCAGCAGTGAAAAAAAGACTGGATGAACAATAGAATCCTGCATAATATTGTCAAAGCGTAATAAGTTCAGTCTGCGTTAACAGGCATCTGACAGGAGTAATTGGGTACCCAAATCTCGTCATGGCTCTGATGAAATACTCAGTCCAGTCTCATTCATATTCTGTAAGGATTTGTATGCCCAAATATTTCCTCCTCAACACCGGTGTAAACTTTTTGCATTCTTTACTTCATGTTTATTTGTTTGGAAGGAAGGAGATTGCCACAAATCATGGACACGCTAAAGAGTAtagatttgaaccgttgaacAGCAAATTATTTGCATAGCGATTTCTCAACTACTGTTCTTTAACGGACCAACTTTCTGCCAGAGAAACCTAAAATGCCCCAAAAGTTACAGTTCTCTCCAAACAATGTCACATTCACTACTGCTTCACATGAACCAACCTGAAAATATTGGGAAAAATACAACTCAAAACCCAATAGGTTGCACTCATAGGACATATAGTACCCCATTCCACCACCTGCAAAGTCTAACGCTTACAGCAGGATACTAGACCCATAGGGGTTGAATCCCATGGCTTTAACCGTACCATAGCACTCTGGGAGTCTGGATGGATAGCACTGCATCACCATAGTGCTCTGGACAGATAAACTTACATCGCAGCATTTCACCTCTGTAACTTCAGGAGGATGACATAAAATTCATTCCTATCAGAGTGAAATGTGAATGTCCCACAAGGAGCTCATGAACTTCTGCCATTTTCTAGGTCTCTCTAGCAAATTCTGTTAACTAGTATATGAAACAACCTCATGGGTTGTATATAAAGTTCAATCCTTGGTATTTGAATTCCTTATACCATCTACTTGTTCTGTAACTGAATCAGAGGCATAGTTCATGCATTATATTTTCCTTCATCACAGTGCATTTCAGAATGTCTCGGACCCATTCTAggaatccaaaaaaattcaaaatatgaaaattctGAACCCTAGCAATCAACTATGTTCACTTTTGACTAATCTATCCTCGATATTGCTATATATCACTCTAGTTGAGATCTAAATATACTATTCACAATAATCATAGACACTCAAACGTTGTGGCCTTGTACATGAATTTCCTCACTCTCACTCGCACTATCATGCTACTTAAGACACTGTAGTTAAAAGCTCTTTGAAGCCTTAGCAAAATTGCTATGTCATTATTTGAACATCATTGACAGggaaaatggaaataaaaaagCAAAAGTAGCCGCAAAGCATTCTACTGAGATACATGAAAATTGGAAAGTAGAGATCATCATGCTTGACATGCATTGATAAATCGCCATAGAAGTAAAATAGGAGTAATTCCTTTAATATTTACAAAGCACAATAACTGTCGACTGTCAGCAACAAGGGATGGCGAAGACCAGCTCAAATACTTATATGTATCATAGACATCCTTCCAGCAGTAACACAAACATTCATACTCATCTTATCAAagattcaaacaataaaaatgtACCCTACGCATCGATTCTCACTGAGTCAACATGAATGGAAATTCTGCTAACCAAAAGAACAATGCAAAGAACAAGcagagagagatgaggggaACTCAAGGTAAAAGATACTGATTATGCCGCTTAttataccaaaaaaagaaaacgaatgATGATTCCTTCGCTGATAAAATGCACTCCCAGAAATCATCTCCAAAGCAGGAACTCAGATGGTCTTTCCAATATGAAGGAAGCAAAAGCCTTTCAACACTTCCTCTTATTTACCTCTTCAAACATGAAAATGACATCGGAAGATGCTTCAAGCTAGATACATCGAACATCTCCATAAACCTCTGATCAGAAACTCTAGCTTTGGCAGCAGCAAAGCGCTGGTACTCATCAAAAACGGATGTCAGACACCACCTCTGCAATTTCCTCAGGCACCCCACTACACAGCCAGTTCGGTGCTgaagaaaaaagacaaacaatCAACCATACATAAAGCAGTTAGAAGTTTCCGAAACTGAAATAtgaaaccaccaaaaaaaaaacattgcataTACCTTCCCTCTTTTGCAATGGATCAAAATTGGGTGATTCTTCACATCTGCATTACAGGTGAGAAACATAAACCGATAAGTAAAACCCTAACCCAGTTAAAATCTAAGTTGGCATAAATCAAGTTTGACAGTGTTATCATACCAAGGACAACTTTTAGTGCTTCACGAATAGTATCCTCTGGAATGTTCACAAAAGGTTCCTGCACAAAATTTTTATTACCACTTACTTTACTTTAGAAGAATTAATTCCACTATCTAATGTTCAAGCAACGAGGTATAACTAAATTTTTTCACCACTGCCACTGTCATTACAAAGCTCAATTTATGATACAACCTCAAGGAAAACAACACTTAAAAACCATTATCTTCATAACCTGTCCAACTTATTGGATATTTCGAGTGATACTATCTGTCAAGTGTCAATTTCATCAATCTGAGTTGCTACTCCATCACAGGCACGAATGTGAAAAAGAGGTGAAAGGAAAAAATGCCAAGTAGCGTATTAAACCCAGTAAATAACCCAAAAAGGAATAATGTTGACAAACTAGATAACAGAATGATATCGACTATGAACCTCCAGATTCATTATCATTTGTAGTAAGGGTAATAAAGGGGATGGAAGCCCTAAAAACCCCTATTTTGGTTTGAGCCAGGGTTCTACAATGACCTTATCGCGGCACCAAATCGAAAAGGCAAATAAGAGAAGCGTAAAACTTAACATAGGCAACAATAAGCAAAGCCTCAGCAGATGAACGGTTTTGCACAAATATAGATTGCTACAAAGAGTGCATACTTTAGCAGAGATTACAGGTAAACTTTGTAGTATATAGTGATTCAACAAGATAAAAGAAGTACTCAATAATCGTATCAACTAACTGAACCATCAAACAGAACATCACTCGGCAAAATCTGGAAGAAACTTCACTGACTTATAGAGCTATAGGAGCAAACTACAAAGGATTGGAAAACCAAGTCTTTTATATCCATAAAATATCAGAAGTACTTTACCGTGTAGGTCTGTACATAAAAAAGGTCCAATATCATAATAAAAACAAGCCATCAATAACCAGGCATTTTAAGACGTTCGGCGTGCCAACTTAGTAAGCATAAAGTGAACAACAATTTATGCTTTACGGTTGAGACAAACTTTTAGTATGAAAATCTTCCATTGATAAGTTTGGACACGTGGGCTACTGCAAAACTAATGAAAAGAAGGcatagcttctttttttttgtttttttcataaccaagtgtccggaccagcttacaagcacctcgactaatcccgaGGTACCATAAACCCACCATCCACTAGCAGGGGATAAGGCATAGTTCTTTCTCACAGTGAACACCAGGTGCCATGATATCAGTCTCCACTTACCAATCCTCACTATGACAGCGTGAGAACCTTGAGTAATCGAAATAGCTTTATCTCATCCTGAAGCATGTGTTAACTTGAACAAATCATAATAGCAAAGTTTTTCAAGAACAAAACATATGCTCATGTATAATACTATCAGGATTCACTGATAGAGTACGTACAAAGTAAAATTCATAGAATACATAAGATTATTGCAAGTTGAAACAAGCTATAGACAGTTCATCAATCCAACTTGCTAAACACCACATATGCCCCACAGTCAAGATTGCATCAATTTAAAATGCTAATAGGgactgcaaacgagccgagcatcAAAATGTTTGTGCTCTGCTCGTTCAAAACTATAGCTTGGCTCGTTTTAATATTGAGTTGttcgagctcggttcgtttactaaacaagcctctATAAGCAAGCCGAACCTCCGCAAACAAGCTATAGTTTCCTAAACAAGCTTAAAATTTTAGCCTGAGCTCAACTTGTTTACTAATGAGTCGAGCCTCGAACTACTCGCAAACAGCCCGATACGTCTGCAGCCCTCATTTTAATTACAAGCTTAGCATACAAAATCAACGAATCAAACCACGTAATTGCAATCCTCTAGCCTTCGACATCAAAGGATCAAGTGTAACATGCTATCGGCCAAAATACTAAAGCAAATTAAGATCTCAAAATTCTCCACCATGTCAAATTAAAGAGAACCCATTGCATAGCAATAGTTGCTGATCATAATAAACAGAGAGCACAATTAGGAATATCTAAAATCACGAAACAAAGGTGATTAACAATAGTTGCATATTAACTCCGTCCCAAAAAAGATACTCCGTAGATTGTCCAGTTCGCAAaacgaaaacttaaaaataaaacctatttttgtcaccaaaaaaacttcaaaatcacCCACCCAAACTACAGATACCAATGAATTCTTTCAATTTAAGGGAAAAGTTACaatttttcttgacaaaaattAACTTCTTGCGGACGGGGCAATACTTTTGgtaacgacaaaaaaaaaaaaacacaaacaaattaCCTTGCAACCGTCGATCCCGAACTGAAACAACTGAATCCCGTTCGACTTCACAAACTGGACGTTGGGCTCCGGGTAAGGCTCCGGACAAAGATACCTGCAACAAATCCAAAAACCCTAATACCGTCAATTCCTCCGTCTACTTAAAACACCGCGGCTTTCAACACAGTACTTACGCAGACACTAGACACGTACAACACTAATATAAACACGACTTACAGGATGGAACGGAGGCCTAGGGTTTGCAAGAAGGAGAAGTTGGCGGTGTCTGGGAAACCGGACCGGAAAATGCCGTAATCGACCATAGCGAAGTTGAGAGGCGGGACGTAGAATTCTTCGTCGAAATTCTCTGTTTTCGCGGACGGTGGCTCGACGACGGCTACTTCGATTGTTCTGCATGTGTCGTCGCCTTGGGTTTCGTCTTGTTTCATAATTAAcgggaaaagggagagagagagagagagagagagagagagagattcagatACGGGACCTTTATGAAACGGGTAGGTATATATAGAGAGATTACGGGTGGCGCTGGTGGATAAAGTGCGCGGGGGGCGTTTGACGGTATATGCGTGTatattccagagagagagagagagggagagagagagacaagaattaaataaagagtGGAAAAACCGgttcttttcttcaattttcttttgaaggTCCAAGTAGAGTTGGTCCCACGCGCGAAATTTCCcagttcaaaaaacaaataaaataaaaaccgtaACACGTGCACTTGATCTGGACCTGGTGGCTAAAATAAGTGCCGTGTACCCTGAGATTCACTAGTGGCTCGTTTTGACCGGTGGTGGGAAGGGAGGAGATAAGGGTGTTGGGGCATGTTTATTAAGCAGATATAAAAGTCGGATATAGGAGAAGCGGGATAAGGGCCCGATTGAATGCAGTATATGGGAAGGGGATGAGTTATGCGGGGAGAGGGTTAATCGATTTTGGAAGTAATAGAGATGAAATGACATTTGTGTCATTGGAGTGGGTTGAAAAAGACACGTGCTTGGCATGTGACCACTTTTTCGTCCAAAAATTTGACAGTCGTCACCGATTGGACGGAATGGGTTAGATTTGGTTAGTTTTATGGATGAAATGAGTGATTTTCGTAGTTAAAGGACGAAGTAGAAAAGAGGGAAAATGACTgcccatgacgtattttgataattaatacccatcaaggatatgctgagaacatttattaattttgaaaatgtctttgacggatattaattatcaaaacacgtcattggctgtcattttccctataaATAATGGTGATAGTTTGGGGgggacggatattaattatcaaaacacgtcatttgCTGTCATTTTCCTTATAAATAATGGTGAtagtttgggggggggggggcgggcggGCGGGCGGGGGAACCAAACTCATTCCAAAACATCACTAGGATCCACCTATATTAATAATGAAGGTGGGTGGTATCGACTAAAATGTTCATTGAGGAACATGGAATATTCCTACTAATTTTTGTGTAACTTATCCATTCTTTTTCATATCCCTCTGGAAATTTGGAATCATAAAAATGAGCACATTCGATGGAATATGCCGTTTATGGGGTTGGAGTCATTTCTACTTGCTTTAATTGTGGGGTCCGATTATTTAATTGCAAGCCATTCTCCACCGCAACGAGAGCTATGCACTTCGCGGCAAAACTCACATCACGCGGTGGAGAAATGTTTGCAACATTTTATGTGGCGGTATGTATTTAGGAGCGCTTAATAATCCTTCTTGAATTTGTTGTCCCTTGGCGAAAAATCCCAAACGCCAACACAAAAAGAGAGCTTTCCAAAGAACAAtaataaaaactagaaaaaactTGCTGAGTGAACAAACTTTATTTGGAATGCTCAACGGGCGGCTccacgtttttttttgttttttgctttagGGTACATAACAAAATTTTAGTAATTCAAAGAAATCACACATCAACATTTGTACCCTCCACTAGTTTTTGTAGCTAGAATGGTTTCTTGGTTTTCGATGGTGTTAACTTTATTGTGTCCTGATTTCTTCAGAAACAAAAAATCTCCTTTTGAGGAAAGCTCTCGAATGTCAAATTTGaagggagagaaaaaagaatttgaaggGTGGAATAGTGTTTAAAAGGCCTTCTGGAGCACTTAAAAATCATGGAAAATCttaaaacccttttttttgatattttggtGTTTGAGGGATAACTCGGTATTAGGAGTAGAAAAGTGGATTGCATGCGATTTTAAATTTATGGGttggagttaaaaaaaaaaaaaatgacgttAGCTTCAGGACTAACGGGTCAAATAATTTGGCAAATTATCACCAGCTGAATGCGAAGATCGGAGtgaaagagagaaggaagatTTGTCGACAAAGTGTTGGTGCATTGGATATTTATGCTCATTGAGATTTATTAATGAGAATGCATGAGGCTGCTGCTGCCATGGAGTcgatgaatttttaaaaaatccaaatttgtTCGAATTGCGTAAAAATCGTGCGCGTTGAGAAATCATGACGATAGAGAGGCTGATGTAGATCATGATGATCTTATCTTTAGTTTAGCCTCCCATTGTAATCTTCCGTGGTTGCCCTTTTCTATCCTTTATAAATTGTCGAGAAAATCCGTCAAACTAACAAACGCGCAGCGCGCAGAgaacaatgaaagaaaataaacaaagaacGGAAGACACAAGATTTTAGGTAGTTCTCTAACagcataggtttttttttttttttttctttttctaacaGCACAGTTGAGTACACAAAATTGCCCATTTTCATGGAAGATACAGACGTTGAGCTTGTCGGGCTCGAAGgtactttttgtttgtttgctctTTATATTATTTCCCTGATTTTGTTTGCAGACGTTAAACAGACGTAGTAGTGAAAATTAGGGGGCCGGGAAATGCTGACTCAACACGTTTACGGACGTTAACattctctgtttttttcccctgattTTCATCCACTTGTTATCTATATTTATTATGTGTTGAGTCAGTAGTGACTCAGTACACACGAAGCTTTGGCCCAAGTTTATTAATGCCGTAGTAGTGGATACATTCATTTCTTCCTCCCCCAAGGCCCATAACCACGGTAGAGTTGGTCCCCATGAGGCTCCGTTCCGATTTCTTTAAAAACgaaatttttagaaaagaaaatcaatttaaaattcaaaaatcatgtatttattcaaataatttttctaccaatatggatcttgtttgatagaattcattgagatcttttaaatagtgcaaaaaaattaaaaaataattttttcattttcattatatttgagcttgaaattacattctttttgaaaaaaaatgtttaaaaagaaagcgaaacGGCACCTAACTTGATCAGTCTGCCAGGCCGGATatgaacttataaaaaaaaaatttcttttttctgggGTCAAATAAATATATGCTTTAGCTTTTTAACGAATGGTTAGGACCTCTTCAACTGTTGAAGTTTCTTCAAATGTGTAGTCACTCTAGACAATGAGAACCGAGAAATAATGTAAAAGAAAATTGTTTCGGACACAAATATGTATGTGCAAATTCGAATACATTCATTCATGACTTTACATGTGTAAGATTCGCAATCGACAACATTACACACACTTATATTCGGATTTGTGTCTGCGGCACGGGGCTCAATAGGTGAGGACGCCAGAGATTtaacagaaatgattcgtgcacagcagcctttttctcccgcctcgggttgtacaaagatgatcggagccgctcattttgttcaaaatatatcgtttaaggtctctgtaaaaaatgagcttcgttcgatatcgtttggggcgttaacaaaacacccaaaatcacttcagaatttaaccgcggctccgatcatctttgtgcgacccgaggcgggagaaaaaggctgctgtgcacagcagtctgtgcacgtagcacagctcgaGATTTAATTTAAGCATCATTTGACTCTTACAATTTTGTTAAGTTAGGATTAACAAACACaaggtataccgtatgtctaaattatgtcaatttgtaattttcattatgccgatttttgattttctaatgcatatttatgatacTAGTTACAacttgtactttaaaatttacttgttaaacaggtcattagcaggttactcataattaaaaaatgttGTTATTATgcaaccataattattcgtaccagaatccataatacttgtaccccaatcaaatatatgcgtacaatatcaaaaaattaaataatgctacctacaaatgttataacaacaccataaattgacattatcttaccacaatgagtcgtaccaaaaattctttaactcatatgatattccgtaacaaattcaaaatatgtcgtaccagaatcaacaattgttatacccaagccaaaaatattttaaaaacatcacaaatatataaaataaccacaattgttatgacaatacctaaaattgtcatttttttactgCAACGTgttgtatcaaaagaaaacatatgtaaataccacaaattatataaaaataccacaattgttatgaaaataccataaattgacgttttcttaccacaatgtgtcgtaccaaaggaaattgattaaaatatttcgtAATAATaccaaaatatgtcgtaccacaatcaacaattgttatacccaagaaaaatacatgtctaaaataccacaaatttagtaatataaccaaattacaacaccataaattgatgttttcatacccacaatgtgtcgtataaaaaaattaaatcagaatgttcagttaacgataattataatcggcaaaataccataccataattaaataatataaacACAATTGTTATAATAAAATCATAAAGTGGTGTTACCTTACCACAATCTgtcgtatttttttttgtgtgtgatgatatattccataacaaaatgaaaatatgtCTTACAAAAATCCACAATAGTTATACCGAAGCAAAATATATATGAAAATTAAATACCGcatattgaataaaataatcaaaaatattATAACAATGCCATAGATTGTCATTACCTTAATTAGCACAATGTATTGTACCAAATTTAATCTAAATATTTTCCATTCTCgccacataatttttttaaaattttaaatttccaccatattatcTTCATGTTCAATCCCCTCCACACTATTTTttcgaattttaattttttcctacaccatacctcaataatttaaactaaaaatgaagttctcgctcaaaattttcatccgaaaaatttaccaaaaataaagtactATACCCCaatttttgaatacaactacaaATTGTGGCAGGACAAATGTCTAttttggtacgacatattttaaTTGTGGTACAACATATTTTGCGGTACAACATGTTTTTTagaactaaaaatgaagttctcgcTTGTTAATTGTGGTCCGACATATTTTAGTTTTGCAACGGAATAAttgaataaatttcttttggtaTGACAAGTTGTGGTAAACAAATGTCAATtttggtgttgtcataacaattatggttatgttatttaatttgtgatattttagacatgtatcttgcttgggtataataattattaactgtggtacgacatattttgatattGTATCTAGTTtattttgatcgatttcttttggtatgatacattatggtaagaaaatgccaattttttgggttgtagtaacaattgtggttatgtttaTAATTTGTATTATTTTACACATGacggagatggagagagagtcaaggaggagagaacaaccggttacctgctaagccatcttttttatttttttaaattgatttaACAAAtggatggtccggattattcacttttaaatcctagggtttaaaatcatgatgcatACGGATACACTCCCTAATAAGGgatgtgtaccataggactacccatCACTAGAACTTGTAATTGGCACACCAACACAAATCACTTTCACGATCTTCCAGGCTCTCAATTCACTTCTCAGTGCATATTCCACAGAAGTTTGTCTTAGAAATAAGGAAACAGAACAGTCATATTCCAATAATTTCTTAAGCAAATAGCCATAGTCGTCTAGACCTAAGTCACAAAATACGTATGCGTGAGTAGGAACTTGAAAGTgtcttttgaaaatatccaaaactaTTCAAATTTGTAGAAGATAGGATTGATAAGCAATGATTGATCGAGAGCACAAGCAAAGAGTCCTATTGAATGAATTTGTAATGGGTGGGGAGTCGATGGCATCATCACAGAATTTCCTAGAACAGCTAGCTGTTTAATAAAAGAGTAAGTGCTTGTGTTTATCTTCAGTTATCATatgatgtcttgttttgtttaccAATGGATGATTTCTTGGGAAAAATTGTTGGTAGTCTCTAACTGTGGTTGTTAAAATCCTTCGATAGAGGATAAGTATCTTACGATTCGTATCGCCTTCTTCCAAAAATAATATGTATCGCACTCtgtatcttttttttatagaaattcTACGATACGGCGGCGTATCCTACAACATAATAGTGCATATCCCGATTCACAGCGTATTATATGACTACTTCTAGAGAACAAATCATACCATATTTTAAG
The sequence above is drawn from the Rhododendron vialii isolate Sample 1 chromosome 6a, ASM3025357v1 genome and encodes:
- the LOC131330731 gene encoding tyrosine-protein phosphatase DSP1 → MKQDETQGDDTCRTIEVAVVEPPSAKTENFDEEFYVPPLNFAMVDYGIFRSGFPDTANFSFLQTLGLRSILYLCPEPYPEPNVQFVKSNGIQLFQFGIDGCKEPFVNIPEDTIREALKVVLDVKNHPILIHCKRGKHRTGCVVGCLRKLQRWCLTSVFDEYQRFAAAKARVSDQRFMEMFDVSSLKHLPMSFSCLKR